The Papaver somniferum cultivar HN1 chromosome 6, ASM357369v1, whole genome shotgun sequence genome segment TACCGGTCATATGAAATGGAAGTCTAATTAAAGGTCTAAATATTTTTCATTAATTATTACATTCACTTCtattacaagatataaacttaggcaATAATAAGAACTTAAATAACGACTTCAATACAAACCTAGTACAATATTTGTCCTCTTAGTTTTCTTCATGTGatgtatcttccattcaacgcgctcgtGAACTGTTTCTCCTTTGTTTTTGAAACTTCGGTTGATAACTTCTAAACCTTGCACAactctttcaattttttttttttagcattaCCACATATCTTATTTATAGTAACCTCAAGTTTGGCTTCACAAAAAAGAGAAATAGCCTTATGAGACATTTTAACAGAAGGATTTATAATGgaaaaaattcaagaaaaaaattaaattttggtGCGAGTTGAATATTTGAATGAATTGATTATTCATAAGGGAGAAGAAACTAGTTGTTTTAGATCTGACCGTTGTTGGATCATTATAGGATGGTCGTTCCATACTGAGACGGGTTGTGGCTCGTTTCACTAAGAGATGACCCTCCTATATCGAACTGCTAGGCCTAACTTGTTTCGTGCAAAATTTTCCCCTCAGCCTAAAAGTCAGTTTGTCATTAAGCAAACCAACAGATTTGATGCTTTTAGCATAGCCTTAAGAACAACTTTAGTGTTGAagttataaaattctcaaattgCGATCCCAAATATagctttttttttgaaaattttgttgtGTGAAAGTAATCTTTAACTATAACGTAGTTTAAAACGTAGTTTATCCAACAACGTAGTTTAAAACTACTTTTGTGTGTAAAAGTAATCTTTAACTACTTCTAACTGAAACTTATTTTATAACTACTTCTAACTGAAACGTAATTATTGATACCGTGTGAGGTTAGACGGTTTTTATAAATACGTTTTATTAAATGCTTTTTAAAATTATATTTGCAAATTTAAACTAGTTGCATTTTCACGCATTTGTAAAATGAGTCCAGTGGGAGACTTAGTTTTTACAACCGTTTCCTTAAACGTAGTTTTATAAACCGTCCGTACCAGACGGGTTTATAGATACCTTCTAATTTAGAAACGAAACTAAAAATAACGTTTACTGATGGACGTTAATTAAAAATACGTTTGAGGTGAGAGATTTTTATAACAGCGTGATGCTATATTTAGGAATTACCAAATTGAGTTCTCACATATAAAAACTGAATTTGACAATATGATATTTTGGCAACAAATTTAGCTTTTGTCAACCAACGCTTGGTTTTGTTGCCATATATGGCTTTTGGCAACAGCGCTGCGGTTGCTGTAAAGGATacaaaactctgttttaaagagaTACCAAACCCGGATGATCTCACCTAAAGAGAGGCCACGTACTTCGAGTAGTGACCCAACCACATCACAATAGCAGTACCCTCTCGGAAGAAAACACAAGAACTGATTGCGATCCACGTACTTCTTATCCAGCCAATAGAAACCAAATTTCTAATCCAACAGTTACGACACAAATATTACGCAGTCATACAGATTACCACGACATCCAACGGTCTATAACATCATTTCTTTCTCAAAGTGAAAAAACACAAAAAGTGAAAACAGGAGAAAAAACACAATCCGAGCACTTCTTATTCAACCAATAGAAAGCCAGTGTatctcatctaacggtgaattcacaagaaaaaaaaactctctcGCGAATTAGAGTAAACCAAATCAGGGTAACCTCGTAAATTACCATCTTAAGAGAAAACAcaaaaagcaaaataaaaataaagagattGCGATCCGCATGCTTCTTATCCAGCCAATAGAATCCATATTCCTAATCCAACAATCATGACACAATTACAAGACAATCATACGGATCACTATCCCATCCAACGGTTCATAACATCATTTCCTACGAAGTATAAAACACAGAAACAAGAGAAAAAACACAATCCGAGTACTTTTTATTCGACCAATAAAAGACCAGTGTCCCTAATCTAACGGTGAAGTACAAACAAAAATCATTTACACGGATCACCATCCCATCGAACGGTACAAACACCATCTCAAAAGTCTGACAAAGTCCAAATTAAATCTATAaaaaaccaccaccatctctcacAAATCAATTAAAGAACAAAAAGAATCCCAGAGAGAATAAAAATTCTATTTCAGATCCAGAGTGAGAAAAAATGTCAGGAAGAGGAAAAGGAGGAAAGGGTTTGGGAAAGGGAGGAGCAAAGAGGCACAGGAAAGTTCTGAGAGATAACATCCAAGGTATTACCAAGCCAGCCATCAGAAGATTAGCAAGAAGAGGTGGTGTGAAACGTATCAGTGGTTTGATCTATGAAGAAACTCGTGGTGTTCTTAAGATCTTTCTTGAGAACGTGATCCGTGATGCTGTTACTTACACTGAACATGCTAGGAGGAAGACTGTTACTGCTATGGATGTGGTTTATGCTTTGAAGCGACAGGGAAGAACTCTTTACGGTTTTGGAGGTTAGGGTTTGGTTTGGTTTGCTTGAAATTGGGGGTTTTTCTGTAAATGTATTAGTACTAGGGTATCGGTAATCTCTGGGTTTTAATTAGTATGTTAAGTAATTGAAGCTGTTATAAGTTTCCTTTTGGTTTGTAATAGTTTCTAAATGAATGAAAAATTTCAGTTTCTGGGTAAATTCGAtctgctattttttttttttaatttctgagTTTATTGATGTTCTTTCTGGTGCCCTAATTTCGTGTTCATATTAGAACGCAATTGACATCTTAAGAATAAAAATCAGTTTGAACATCATAATCTGATAAGTAGtagaatctaattaggttttttaACAATCTCTACCAGATTCAATTGATTTTGAATCATCAGTATCGAAGAACACTTAAATTTACTTTCCACAGAAACTTTTTACTTtagagatttgtttatcaaaataTCTCTTATTGCTGAAATTACAGCCTTCAATGTTGAAtggttttctttttcctttgatTTTATTATCTTATCAATCTCAGATGCTTTCAGGCCATCATCTCTAAGATCTGCGAAGTTGAATTTAGCACAAGCCGGAGTATATAGCTTTGGAACTCCAGCTTTAGCAACAACCAAGGCGTACTAGGCTGCGAGTTGTGAGGGCAATGCTTTTTAACCCAGTCCAATCATAGGTCGAGTGGCTCCGACCCGTAACCAGTTTAACCTGGACGGGAAATAGAATCCAATAACCACCGCCATCCTCATCTCTCACAAAGTTAGGGCCGTAAAGTGAACTTTCAGGCTGGCCGGACCTTCAAAAATCTGGTAAGAACCTTTTCTTTTCATTGACTCGTTCAAAGATGCTTTCAGTTTCcggtaagagcaagtcttatggtggaatccatccatcttccacgccacctcagcatttggaactgtggatggaagcgtaagtgtaatggtggaataatagaaacgctattcttaaggagctaaaaaaacgcaattaagaatgaagcttttttttccagccgttagatttcaacaactcattttaaatctacggataaaaaaaaaacgctattcttaatggaccTAAAAagacgcaattaagaatgaagtttttttttcagccgttagatttgaacaactcattttaaatttacggataaaaaaaaacgcaattcttaattgcgttttttagctccattcttaattgcatttaacgctattcttattggcgttcagatggattccacgaacccttccacgaaaccgtggaaccttgcttgaATTTGTTGTGGAAGACCccgaagccactagacttgacattccatggtttttccacacttggaatagtttggacattccatggtttttccacacttggaatagtttggattccaccgtaagacttgctctaagaaATTGTGCaacaaaaccataaaatcatcaacatcaactATAGGCAGCAATAGTGATGTTTTAATAAACATTCTATATCTTTTACCAGCAAAATTCTTGTGTCAATTCTATATCTCTAATATCATACTTTGAGACAAACTATAATCGTCAGAGCTGTCGTCTTAGGATGCCTGCACTATTTATGGAGAGAAAATTGATAAACAGGATAGAATCAGAATTTGAAACTTTGGTCATGGATGAAAGGAAGGGTATTGATTGCGTTCCTTTCAGTAATCCAATTGCTGTTAACCGTAAAACGCATGAAAAATTGACCATTCTTGCAAATTTGCAATGGTCTTATTCTTTGTGAAGTTCAAGATGAATCTACATATTATCACTCAATTTATGTTGTATACAATCCGTCCATGAAGCATTGCAAAACCCTTCCTGCACCTCCATTCAGAGAAGCTCCTGTCATCGGTATAGAAAGAAGTAGAAATATGTGTGTGCCTCAGGTCCTAAGTGTCACTATAGCTTTTGATCTTGCAAAATCAAGTTACTGGTGTCTGCAGAGTAGATATCAGGAAAGATGTGCTTCATATTGGAATTTACTCTTCCAAGACAGACTCTTGGAGAGATGCAGGAGAACCCTTTCCTTTCCCATCACCTGTTAGATTATGGCAGTCTGGCGTGTATTGGAA includes the following:
- the LOC113285900 gene encoding histone H4, which codes for MSGRGKGGKGLGKGGAKRHRKVLRDNIQGITKPAIRRLARRGGVKRISGLIYEETRGVLKIFLENVIRDAVTYTEHARRKTVTAMDVVYALKRQGRTLYGFGG